taacgcaatatttttttatgcatagaactggtctaggctaactagatatcaatacatcctcgtacatttaCATTAGTGGAACCAAACAGAACAAGAGTAATCAACTAAAGCTACCTTATCAATATCAATCTCGATGAACCTCAAATTTAAAATCTAGTTTCATTTcgagatatttaggattgaatAATTATGTTGAACAACATTGTCGTCAAAagtttctttcaattttctatatgtttTTCAGTAGTAAAACCGTATAAACCACTCTTAACCCAGATTCGTGTTAATtcttccaatttttttcaaaatcaattttccatttttcatcagTCGCCCTCGAAAACCGTTTTTTCCCCCTGTAATCCAGTCGCGTATAGTATTAACATCAAGCTCACGTTTTTCCCTTAAATTGAATATTAAACTGAAAACCGCGGTTGACTCAGGCACTTCACAAGCTGTAACATTATTATGATGGACGGAAAATTAAAACTTCGGCTTTAAACCGACGAATAAGCAAACGCGAGATGCTTAAATTTGATTCTCTGCTCAAATCTGGCGCCACATTTTAAAATACTTGCAGAGAGTCTCTGGTTCGGTCACTATCACATTATTATTTGTGGAACTGCTGATGGATTTTGTATATAACGCGCGGTTTAGGTCCTTTATATCCATAATGGATGGGTGTTTCACATTTAGGATTTGTTCAGTACGAGTAATGAGTATGAAGCTGCCACGATTTGGACAAATATAGCTCCACCAGAAGTTGATGATGGAATTTTCAATCATGAGTTTGATGATCTACTGATCTACTAAATATAGATTTagcatacgaggatatattgaaagattcttagcctactatagaatttaacaaaatttcaattttcaatttaattttttccctgaGAGTGATCGGTAAtctcgaatagtaatctccggttattgttctacccttaaccAAGAAATCAATCActattactccatggcaatcccaaaaaactgaagcaagaacttttccagcacatttttggacacgatacttcttaggtcttaaagaaccagagtgtcgccattccatcgattgttgctttgtttctggatcgtagaaatgtacccaagtctcatccagaGTAAAcaaacaattcggtttaagaagtctacatcgttttcaaatcgagcacagatcgaacgcaatgcttctacccttgcacgcttttggacaacattcaaacattaggGGATcctttttgcagcaatttttctcatgtccaaacaCTGAACACCTTTGTGGgtgaccctgtatatttcacaGTTCAATTGACGAAGAAATAGTTCAAGAATTTCATCAGGGCCCATCATAAACTTCAATATTTCGAGTTCAGAAAATCAATCTGCTATCTTTCCTGAAACATATCCCTTGAAAAGATGGCAGTGGAAATTTCTTCAGGCTAAATTGctacataattttcaatttatattctcACGATGTCCCATTTTTACACaacaatgaataaataattcctaTATTTCAGTTCAATCACTCGAATCTCTCTGAATTcggatcgaaatatttatttttgttcgaGGGAAGTTGCAAAGATATTCTGAGGAGATGGAAAACGTACGAATAAACTGTTATTTTCATAAAAAGTTTGTGTGATTTGACACAATAGGTGGtcaatcaatgaaaatgatatCTGATGCCAGAACTTACCGATCTTCAGATCAAAGTTGAAGagcatacaaaaaaaaaagacaaGAGTATAAGATTATCACTAACGATCATACCAATAACCTTATTGGCTTCATCCTGACTAAGTTTAGGGCTAGGCAGTGGCGTAACTAAGTTGACTCATGAGGGTTCACCCCAGTCAATCACTGCAACACATTACTCCCTTCACAATCTTCccccattatatttattttgttgatacttccaattttgtttcaatttcttCTAATCTATGGGGTTAGGTCTCCAATAACCCCTATTGTTACGCCTATGTATCTAGGCATTATTGCTGAACAAACTTTTGAAAAGGTAACAAAATTTCCtcaacttttgtggagcagtatagtCAAGAAGCATTTAACTTCGTTATTAAGGATGAACCATAAGAATGTTTTCAATTGTGGAATCCCAAAAATCCTTGGTCTGTTAGACCAAGAAGAATAATTTTCAGGAATATCTTATCAGTGTAATTTCCGGGCATATTCTAACCTTCCTCGAGAAAAATCCATCACAACTAAATCGGGGTCAATCcagagttttcaaaaacaattcCAATAAAAACGCACTTCCACAAATTTCCAGTCCACATGTGATTCCCTAATCACGAACCCTAATTAACAGAATGATCACCAATTAAATCTCCGATTTTCGAATGTAATCATTTTAGTTTGACATTTGATCTCCAGCACGAGATTATAGTACTGGCATATACGTTTCTCATATAGGTACTCGaataattgatatttttgttACAATTATCGTTTTCGTCATTGATATTTATCGAAATATGCAAAATGCAATTCCTAAGTGCCCCCTTATCAGCTTCGAATTTTAATTGAGTTCCTTTCGTATTCTACAATATATTGACATTTTGGTGGATCAACGAAGTGTTGTGCTTACAATTTTTACCTTCTAATGTTGCGTGTACGTTCCATTGTTATTATTGTCTGAGAATATATCTTAGAACGTAAGTAAAATTCAGTACCACTAATAGGAGGCGATCTCTAAAACTCTACCTTCGATCATTTTTTAGGAAAATGAACTCAGATTTATCCTTAACATGTAAACATGGCTTATAGCTTATGAGCAAGATTTCTaaactgaaaaaattcgtgTTATAGGACTGGTTCATTCACCAGAATATTCGTAAACTAGAATAATAGTAAAATTACCAACATTCTCCCTCTGAACAAATTTAATTTACCACAGTAATTGTATACAGAGACAGTAAAAAGTAACACACAGAATTCATAATCTTTGGTGCTAAACTTTTGATTATATTGTTGAATCTTACAGCTTTTTCGACTAACAAATTGTCTTCCAATTTATCATTCTTCAATTGACTCATAACTTTCAATATTCAGTATTTTATTAGAATAATAAtcgtcaattttcatttcaaattacaaTTTCATTGAGAGGCTTGGCAAACATATATAACTTCTGTCAAACATGGAAaggttgccattcaaaaaaaacaACTACCCTCCATTTCTCTTGGAGGGTGCATAAACTCCTCTGTTATAAATTAAAAGTAGCGTgatttaaattgaaaattgacctgttcagACATTTTGTcttaaaaatatgtttttttttcagtttacgAGAATGAGATCGCTTGAACTATCAACTCCTTGGCCCGAGGAAGAAGAGGATGTAGAAGTTGAAGACATGGAGCTGAGCAAACATGATGGAAGGGATGATCTCACAGAATCTAGTAGTGACGAAGCTGTAggtagaaaaagaagaaaaaatggaGGTAAATAGATTTTTGTATATTTGAGGCTGGACAAActgaatttaaaataataacTACAGTGCACGAGTAAGAATAAATTTGTTACAATTTCAACGTAACGTTTGGATGTAGGTATTTGATTTATTCTAGCTCATGCGCATACAATTGTTGTTACTTATTATTCACGTTATTGTTAGCATGCGCGCGTAACTTCTTTGCAATAATACGCAGAAGCACTCATAAATTGAGGTTTGTCAAAAAAACTTAGTTTTCTCCCAAACCAGAAGCTCCTGGACATGTTTTAGTCTTCTAGAGTATATTGGAGAAACACTCGATCATTTTAAAATGCTGAGAGTCTTTTTTATGAAAAGTTTGTTAATctttctcagattttttatttCTCATCCATAGGTAGTGCGTCCAGTGGTAGTGCATCCAGTGCTACAACGACACGACGTAGAAAAACCTGTATTAGTGCGAGAGAGAGAAATTTAAGAAGACTGGAAAGCAatgagagagaaagaatgagaATGCACTCACTTAACGACGCCTTCGAGGTGAGTTTTTCTTAGCAAAAATATGAATCGAATCTCAATGAAAGATGAAGACATTAAAGTTAAATCTGGGAGCCATGAATTGATGTAGGAGTCTGCACAGAAAGTGAGGTTGGAATATTTAACCCTACACTGTaatgatgagggacaatgatccctaAACCGATCTGCAGTTTAGATGTTTCGatttctctgggatttcctgcactcttcatgactagctcgcattatTGGAACAGAATTGttgttttcaatttgaaaagatgaagagatagagaaaaatttcTATCGGCAAGTATTTAATTTACTACGATTCATTTCAGCAACTCAGAGAAGTTATACCACATATAAAAATGGAGAGGAAGCTGTCCAAAATAGAAACACTTACATTAGCTAAAAATTATATTATGGCCCTTACAAATGTTATTTGTGAGATGAGAGGAGAGGAAAAACATTACACGTAAGTAAtctgaatttattattttatcgatGTGTGTATAACTACACACGTAGCTTAGAAAAAGTTGTGATGAAATGTGTGTACAAGGAAACATAATTTCAAGTCTCTTTTCAATCTCAAGAATTCGTTTCCATCCCTTTTTGTGTTCATCTGGTGATTAATAAATGATCCCTTTCAGATTCCAAGACGTAGAAAGTGATACGAATATAGAATTAGAACCAACATCGGAAGAAATCAGTAGAGAACAAAATAACAACTCGATGTTCCAGCAAAATCTAGAGAATCACCAAGACAATGAAATGATCAACTCGCGTTGAAGCCAATCATTCTAGTGATTACCTAGTTCAATGGTACAGATAGACAGCAGCTAGTGAGTGCGAATTCATTTCCTAATCGAGAAACACGAATTTTCGTTAATATTCTTCGACTATCGTGAAAAAATGCTGCCACATCTTCGCAGCAACTGCCAAGATGATCTTGCTGATTGTTGGTAATCAACATTCGTGAAAATATCACATCACTGCAGTCCTTATCAGCTTGTTCGAATTCACGTAAATCAGCTTATGTACGTGTATGTTAATTAAGTGTATTCCTTAGGCAAGTTGTACGAACAATTATGAAGATAGTCCAAATTTGTATTCATTCATAGTCGAAAacgaaaatggaaatttatcgCAGTACGGTGTTTTATCTTCAGTTCTCAAGGTTGACCATTTTTGCCGAAATCATTAATTGGGTAATGATAGACGAAAACCATAACGTGAATGAGAACAGCTCTTTTTTGAAAAAGTTGAATCAAAACTTTTCGATATAATTTCATAAGCACTTTTTCGCAGTTTCAAAATAAGTCTATCTGCCTACCATTACAGTGAACATTTCTGGTGAATATTCGAAACTCAGAGATTTTTAGGCGTAATCAACATCCCTATATTTTATACATATATAACGTATATTGTATGAATCtaaatatgaatattatatatttGTATTACGACTTTAACAGAACTATGAACTTCTTCTGGGAGTGCTAAGAGCAAAACTCGTTGAATTTCTTCCGCATTTATTTTTATAGATACATCCAAGATTCGAATAGCAGAAAGAGTTCAAAGTTCAGCCCATTCTCAAAAACCACTGAATGTGCATATCTCTAGGCCGCATGGCCGATCTTAATCTGATTCTATGATAAGCAAATGTGATTTCAATGTGCTTCTGTGGTGTGTATTTTAGTTATATAGAATATAATCAAAGAAGAGGATTCAGGAAGTTTTCATCCAGCATTGAATTATTTCCTAGATTTGTAGATAACAATGTACATATAATTAAACACGTATTATTAGGAAATTTTTGCGAAGTACGAGATTACTAAAtgtcaaattatattttcagatcGTTTGTTTTACAATCCTTCATTTTGTACTTACCCATTTTctcatattattataatttactTACTATATAGGCAGTTCTAGACATTCCTTATACCAATTTGTATCTTGAGAAAGTATTTTTGAAACgtcattcaattttttcgaaacaatTAATATTCTATCAACAACATTCCATATCAGTCCAGCCAATTCTGTTTAGAAATGTGAATGTACAATTATATTACGACtgaatatgatttcaagttgaatGCAATCAACTGAAAAACGTCTAGTTCAAATCCCGATAACAGGAATTTAGATTATAGTAGTACATGAATCGAGTTACCTTGTTGGGAAGTTCACTTTCTTCCAAATACTCTAACCAAGCTATGCTCAAAGTGGTACTAATTCATTGTGTACATTTGTTTATAAGGagttaaaaattgagaaatttagGAGAAAACAAAAAATGATCTGACTGTATTATTCTTTCAATAGTAAACAAATTGTACATGAAGAAAAAGAAGCATAAAGTTCCAAATGCAATTGTGATATGGTAGAAAAACTTGCACAAGTTTTTAGTTATATAAAAAATGTATAagtaattattatattatatattttatgatgAATGTAACTAAGTGTATTCTTATAAGAATATTATTGAACGTATATTAATTATATTAAAGTTTATGGACATGTGTCAACTATAAATAAAGTTACGAGATGCATACTGAAACATACTTGTCTCTAGCTTATTCCATATCGACTAATTGACAAATCTGGCAAATCCCTGAAGAATATAAAGTAATCTTGGATTCACGAAATTGATGCAATCGCATTGGCGTATTTGTATCTTAGTGACGAACAGCGGATGAAAAGTGTTTacggacgaaaagtgtctgATGCGGACGATGAATACTAGCCTTCAAAAATGGGCGACAACGTCACTCTAAAGCGatgttataaaaaaaatctggacgatttgaaaatatagtttattATGATTAATTGTTCTGAGAAAATATAAAGTAATATTTGGAATTCCATCACTACATATAGTTGATGTTTTTTGTATGATTATAAAtcttctcttaaatttttcttCACCCTACCCAAGAGTTCGTCTGCGGTATTACTTCTTTTCAGTCCTCTACTATCTCGTCCTGCAACAAAAAGATTCAAATGCGTGCAGAATATGCGATGGAATTACTCGCGTACCTAGTATTTGGTCTTCGAATATTTTGTATTGTGTTTCCATCTCAGCAAGAGGCTTATTGCCGTCTAACACTATCAGTGGAACGTTGTTGAACCTCTCATCATTGGACATCAGCCATTTTTCATGGCTGTCATGTAAATCTTTGAGATATTCAAGAGTCAATCCAGTTTCTTCTGGTCGATTCCTTGTCTTCACTCTCTCGTATACTACCTCTGGAGATGTCCTCAGGTAAACTGTAATAACATATTTGCAATTATATATGGAAGGtatttaaaattgagattttcaccTATCAAATCGAGGTTTATATCAACATTAGCCCTAATCCACCTGTACCACTGATCCAACACAGCGTAATCTGCACTGGTTAGGGAACCCTTCCTGTACGCATGCTCCAAGAAGCAAAATCTGTTATTCTGTATAGACCTTTCGAAGATTTGGACAGTAGTATCAAGCTTCTTAGGTTTGGTTGTTTGTACTTTCAGTCTTGTTAGTTGGACGTAGCTCTGGAAGACGCTAATCCATTTATTGATGTCAGTGTAAAGGAGCTCTAGAAGGTTCTCCCCGTCTACGTTCCTCCACCACTCAATGGGTTCCTGCATAAGAAAACGTATGTGATCAGTCTGTATAGACCATTAGGTTGGTTTAATTGTCAGTATCTATCTGTATCTGACGTAAGCATCAAGACCATCATAATAGTAGAGGTATTAACAACAAGCAGGCTCATATCTGAGGCGAACAAGGATGGCCGCAGGCCTGAGCTTTGAATCTtccaataaaggtagatctactGGCTTACTAGTGAGATATTAcaggttcaggaactgaatgaggatgatcccgatcgccGACTGTGTTCTGggaagtggtcagtgaaatgattaacggtaatcaaaactacatgttcgtTATCTGTTTTTCGGACGAGTATTCATTTTACCTTAACGACATTGTTAACCGGCATAACTGTCGTTCATTcatcattgctgcatcccgttaccggggaTAAATATACGAAAAgacacacacaaaaaaaaacggtgcgaacagacttataatttcttagggctaattgcgactgtgtgccctcctgtgactgaagagacccaaccgtgatctacagatccttccacactccgggcgtGGATAGtcgccaaccagatctggccgccgctgtatccttctcgaatCTCCATTATAattgtgtaccaaagacctccacggTGACCTGtataacgctagttgttcccagttatgatagGCATTAACTGATtatagggattgatgtagtatatccttaaagcGCTTATTTTGGCGTCCTGGTTTccaagctccctctgtgaattcgccatacatagctattttggggagtcttgtgtcttgcatcctcagaatgtggccgctccatctgagtcgggccctcgttacttgagtctcagttgttgtacaactcgcgcgttgcaagacctgcatttgaaactttgtggaaccatctgatgtgcattatttgtcttagatgacgttgttccgtttgttcaagctgtttaatatgtcgcctgtagggcgttcagctttcacttccgtaaagaagcgttgggaggaccactgctttataAACAGCTGCCTTGGCCTTCAGATTGAGGACGTGATTttaaaacactctgtcctttatcTTCCAGAAttcccgtgatgccgaattgatacgttGTGTATTTTcttgtctaggttagccctagtatttatgaagcttacCTCCTCAatggagaatgcagaagaccatcaaacgaccattttccaacaagatggccCACAACCTCATTAACTATGACTGAAAAAAAGAGTGGATCGTTTTATTCgagtgaaaatgaaaaataaaaacggGTGTTTTAAATTTAAAGGGTTTCGTTGCAATTGcccaagttggcaacatcgactgaaatatgcgttgatattaaaggacaacaaatacattatcttgatgagatagacaaaaatGGCTGTCTAgtgtctatgaagtctgggaCGGACgaagaaggtcgtaaaattttatgggatttttatggccggttgctgttgaggctcgccagtgagtacgcgccttatgatggctgtgatGAACAGTTGTTATTTTATAAAGAAGCCATAGTTCTTTTCTTCTTCTAGTGAacgctgttgccaaatagtGATCTAGagacgaagcgatttaaattttaaaacctcatatttgaagaatgattttgaatagttttcgcggtgcatttgaaaaattcatgaatgaaacccataattattcagtttaaccttgcatatgctgtgataagataacccaaattgagcaGAATCCACTCTTTAGGTCTAAAAGTGCTACTAATATTCATTATTAGATCCGGGACAGCGCGTACGCAGTCCCGACTACCAAAAATTACGCGCCCGAGTTATCCGCATTAGGGATAATCGCAGAGGTCAGCCCGATCGAAGTGCAATGAAAGGGCCTCACTCCGGGGGAACCGCCTTGTTGATCACGGTAACCCCTACGCCAGGTAAGTATGAATTGTGCAGCTCGGGGATCCGTTATATATCCCTAGGAAACGTTTTAATGAGTCATATACAATTGGTGGCACCATCTTCACGGACGACAATGTAACTAAAACCAGCGCTCCATAAAGGCTCCTGCAGAGGTTTCAATATTACGACTGTAGATGGCTCTAAACATGGAATAAATGGGGAAGAATGTTCCATATAATGATTATGATGCTGTATCCGATGCACAATAAATATTATTGAGTGAGTCTGTTACATTGGCAACTGCTATTGAATTATTTCTATCgattatcagaaaaaatttggtgtactTTGACAATGTGCAATGtcaacgtcagttttgacggaagtatcttggcagcgatcacagaacgggCTCTTGAAATAGCTTTTTTGGCTTAGACATTTATAAAAGGCCGAAAGCCCGAGCTACGGAGCATAAGCGAaacgtgagggccgtaggcccgagctacacAAGAAAGGCGAATTCAGCCTGTAATGATGAATCTACCCGCAAGTTAGATTTACGGGCTTACTAGTTATAGAAATTTACATTATGATGTTCTAGTAGTATTACATTGGCAACTAATATTAtcattttattctttttattctGTCTGAAATAAAGAATAAAGAAATTTAGAAGTCAAGGATCGGAAAAAACAGACGATTgctaaaatcaaaaattctacTCTTCAACCAACTTACGGCATATGTTTCAACTGTAGCTAACTTGTCGAAATACTCAATACACGTCGATTTTCCAGCCCCTATGTTTCCCTCTATAGAAACCCGAAACGGCCTTCCCTCTCTCTTGGTTTCAACATCTTTCAGTGGTGATATACCCAAGAAGTTTGCCTGTTTGCCAGGTGAAAACACTGAAGTGACCTTTTCGTCATTAGCTCCCTTGACTATGTTGAGTAGAACATTTTCCATGTTGCCACTGGATCTTGctaacgaactgaaaaataattaggtAATTCTTGTTTCTGAAGGTTTTAGAGTGCAAAAATAGTTATCAACTCTCTTATTAAGCCCTATTCGGTAGCTTAGATCGAATAGAGATGGTATGCGTCAAATCATTGAATACAACTAGTCTAGTACCTTCAAGTATTAACCCCCTGccttaatactcaatgctattaCAGAAAAGGGTCGTGAAATATGTGACTGTAGGTCTCTACACATATTCATCTCAAAGATTTCTTTTACTTATCAACAGCTCTATAACACGGAATTATCAAGTTTCGATTAAAACCCATTCCAACTTTCTCTAACTCTGGCTGGTCAACAAATAAATCAGTTACATGTGATACAACAGAATTTCTCCTATACCTCAAAGTGAAATAAGTGAAACAAAACCATTAATAACAAGAGTCACGTTGGAATttcttccaaatattcatttttaaCTAACCAGTAGACAGGTATGTTATATTTGATGATTTACGGATTATAGTTAAGGTCCATGTGCGTCCTTTTGAAACGTTGGTATGTAATATAATAACGTGAATCAGGTAAAAAAAATGCGATTGATAAAAGAACGCATCAtaacaaaataataataaatattctcgtgataaaataaatgaaaatattatctacctgaataatattttcatttgtgttGTTCGGTGTTATAAAATTGCACCAGTTGATATCGGTTATATTCTATTGAttattatcatttgaattcgattgataaaataaaaatacaaagaaATATATCTCTCTTCATTTCTCATTCTCTCTTGGAGAATGTTTGATTGCCTATATTTCGAACCTATATTGATGATTTCCACCATAGAAAATGTAAATTTGTGGCTTTGCTTGATGTGAAGTGCATGAAATTCATAACTGTAAgtaaaatcaattcaaaattggAAACAATAGTAGTATATCCAAACATAATTTTGTTCGAGAAACTAGACTTTTTGACCAAACTCAcgcaattattattataataataaaaacttAATTTGAACATACAAAGTGCTATTATAACGGTAATAATCTTCTCATTGCAAAAAAC
This genomic stretch from Coccinella septempunctata chromosome 7, icCocSept1.1, whole genome shotgun sequence harbors:
- the LOC123316239 gene encoding deoxynucleoside kinase-like isoform X2; the encoded protein is MENVLLNIVKGANDEKVTSVFSPGKQANFLGISPLKDVETKREGRPFRVSIEGNIGAGKSTCIEYFDKLATVETYAEPIEWWRNVDGENLLELLYTDINKWISVFQSYVQLTRLKVQTTKPKKLDTTVQIFERSIQNNRFCFLEHAYRKGSLTSADYAVLDQWYRWIRANVDINLDLIVYLRTSPEVVYERVKTRNRPEETGLTLEYLKDLHDSHEKWLMSNDERFNNVPLIVLDGNKPLAEMETQYKIFEDQILGRDSRGLKRSNTADELLGRVKKNLREDL
- the LOC123316240 gene encoding class A basic helix-loop-helix protein 15-like isoform X3, producing MRSLELSTPWPEEEEDVEVEDMELSKHDGRDDLTESSSDEAVGRKRRKNGGSASSGSASSATTTRRRKTCISARERNLRRLESNERERMRMHSLNDAFEQLREVIPHIKMERKLSKIETLTLAKNYIMALTNVICEMRGEEKHYTFQDVESDTNIELEPTSEEISREQNNNSMFQQNLENHQDNEMINSR
- the LOC123316239 gene encoding deoxynucleoside kinase-like isoform X1 — its product is MLSLKSAVVRIIPRFKRVTLTSGCSSLARSSGNMENVLLNIVKGANDEKVTSVFSPGKQANFLGISPLKDVETKREGRPFRVSIEGNIGAGKSTCIEYFDKLATVETYAEPIEWWRNVDGENLLELLYTDINKWISVFQSYVQLTRLKVQTTKPKKLDTTVQIFERSIQNNRFCFLEHAYRKGSLTSADYAVLDQWYRWIRANVDINLDLIVYLRTSPEVVYERVKTRNRPEETGLTLEYLKDLHDSHEKWLMSNDERFNNVPLIVLDGNKPLAEMETQYKIFEDQILGRDSRGLKRSNTADELLGRVKKNLREDL
- the LOC123316240 gene encoding class A basic helix-loop-helix protein 15-like isoform X2, producing MLRFTRMRSLELSTPWPEEEEDVEVEDMELSKHDGRDDLTESSSDEAVGRKRRKNGGSASSGSASSATTTRRRKTCISARERNLRRLESNERERMRMHSLNDAFEQLREVIPHIKMERKLSKIETLTLAKNYIMALTNVICEMRGEEKHYTFQDVESDTNIELEPTSEEISREQNNNSMFQQNLENHQDNEMINSR
- the LOC123316240 gene encoding class A basic helix-loop-helix protein 15-like isoform X1; translation: MVLRDRISGLPFTRMRSLELSTPWPEEEEDVEVEDMELSKHDGRDDLTESSSDEAVGRKRRKNGGSASSGSASSATTTRRRKTCISARERNLRRLESNERERMRMHSLNDAFEQLREVIPHIKMERKLSKIETLTLAKNYIMALTNVICEMRGEEKHYTFQDVESDTNIELEPTSEEISREQNNNSMFQQNLENHQDNEMINSR